The genomic segment AGCCTGTTTGCCAAACTATGTATTCCAATGTGCCaatgaatatatatttaattgaaaatctttATCATGTCAGTATGTTAAAAACCAATGTCACccgttttatttttattcattctgtttaaatttttgtatGAGTGCCTTCAACCTGAGAATGAAATATGACTATGACTGGTGTTAATGTTTTTACTACAAGGTGGTGGCAAAATATTGTATGTGACTTGTACTGTTTCTCACTTGGTTTAATTGCAGTATAAATGTGACTTCCCAAGATTTTGCATGTATGCATAgtgcacataaataaataaatatataaatatatatatatatatatatatatatatatatacatacataaatatgtataaatatatatatataaacacacacacatagtatatacatgtatgtatcgACACATAATTGCCGATGAACTGGgtgcatgttgtgtttttaaaccaGCCTGTAAGAGCAAACTGTTCAGggttttatcatttatttatattgaaatttaatggattaatttttttttttgtcagatttatgATCAGAAGATGCTGGTATTACTTTTCAGTCAGTGAACCCAAGCTACAAGTTAAATACATTTAACCTACATGCTcaccattaaaagaaaaagaaaccatgCACTTTATAAtcccacaacacacactgttccCACTGCCTGAGCCAACGTCACGCTGTACTATGATCAAAAtgatcagtgattttttttttttaaatcttaaatccACATCTCTATGCCTTGTTGTGTTATCCTCTCCACTGTCTGCACCTCACTCTTGTTTATAACAAGCATTatgagtgaaaaataaattattatactTAAACCAACTGCTTTGTTTCTTGATTGAATAACACACCAGAGGAGAAATGCTTATgttcagaaacatttttatccACAAGAGACAGAGCACAGGGATAAGCAACCTTGCTTCAGCGatcattttgagtctctttatAATTGTAATTTACTGTAGTACTGGTACAGTCATAATTCACCACAGAGCAGATATAGTAAAGGGTCACAAAggatatttttacaaaacaacagATGCGATAGATGACACGTAAATTTAGGTCCCGATGTATTTCCTTCTGGGTTCACTGAGGGTGATTCCCCCTCCTTTCATTGCTGCCCTGAAAGACTGAACctgtgaaagaggaaaatatatatatataataaggAAGAGATAAACATGAAGAaggtgatggaaaaaaaaaaagacatagaaATCACTTCTCTAACAGAAATTCATGCTTTATGTACTCACAGCGTCAGAGCGGTACGTCCAGGGAATGGCCCTGTACACCATCCTGGTGATGCCAGCCTGTTGACATCGATGTGCCAGCACCTCGCCCACAGCCTGACACGCTGCCACACACCTTGTAGAAGCCAGCTCCTTTTTCACGGCCCACTCCGTGGTTGAACAGGTCAGCACTGGGACAGGAGAGCTGCTGGAGAACACTTGTGCCGTCACATGATGCTGAGTGCGAGAAAACACCAACCTGAAACGAGACAAACATGGtaaaacaggagaaacagaTGCAGGAGGAAGCAAGGGCATgacatattaatattttttcccataccaatatttatctttatatggcaaatgtatgcaaaattaCGCAGAATGAccaatcaaaaataatgttcaCAGCCAAAAACAATGCCATTGTTGTGCATTATATCAAAACTTCACACATCTAAAACAAAACCTCAATAATTAactatttaaattcaaatttgtttgGAATCATTCTTTTGGATAACAGAATATTGTAAACATTATCCCCTGATGTCGCCACCAGAAATAGATGTATAATAATACTGAATTACTTCCCATCACTAGGGGCATCCTTTTGAGATAACACAGAAAGGGAAATCAAAAGAATTGGTTATCTGCATGCAACCGCAGTTTAGCCATAAAGAATAATACAGTAActccatttattatttatagtcttttgtattatttatatggcaggatttttttttaaatatcgtCAAGACAAACATGCAATTTGGgtcacaaaaacactgaagaccGATTTCTCTCAAAATTGATTTctgaaatactaaaaaaatcCTTTTGACATTGCGACAAAAACTGGGGAGATTAAACACCTGATTTTACAAGGAGCTTTAGAAAAGTGTTATGACATGTTTCccatgcacacactcagaccTGTGGTAGAACTGCCGGTGGGGCCAGGTCGTCTTCCAGCCCCGGTCTTTCACAGCCAGAGCCATCTGCTCCAGGTTCCGGGGGTTTCTGTTCACAAAGGTCGGGTTCACGGCTTCATTGTCGTCCGCGCTGGGCTCCGGCTGGGAGGCTTCTTGGCTCAGACAACGAGCTGAGACACGGACGACAggtaaaacaacagaaaacaaaggctGAGCGGTTCGTCACTGTACGTCCAGCCACAAAACTGTTGGGTGTGTTTGGGTTAAAGTAGCCATTACAGTCTACCTGTTAAATAAGGTTAACGCAGGTAAACACAGCGCCAGCGTGTTAGTAGCTTTAAGATAACCAGAATAAGGTTAAAGGGCCGTGATGGAAATAACTTTACCGAACTTACCGGTCTGGTTTGTAGCCACAACCGGACGACACCGTTGAATTTGACCTAACAGCTGCCGCACACTGCGATTTAATCCACTCAGCGCCATCTCCTCCTCAGCTGTGTTCACTTCACAAACTAGAACAAAGGCTCGGTCAGTGTACTAGATTTTCTATCCTCAAAAACATGAAGACATACTCTAGCAATTTGGTTACGGACTCACCAGGACACGTCGAACGCCATCTTTGACATTCAGACAACATCCGGTTCACTTGGTGCCACTTTAGAAGCAGCACTGAGAGAAACAAACCTCAACACCTGATGTTCCGCTTACACGTCTTCGTCAAGAAGAATAAGATTTGCTGTCCATTTATCCTACAATAACTTCCAGTGCTGGAAAGAAACTTAATACATAAATCAAGTGCTACACCTAAAtacctctactccactacatgtaCGTGGGAAATCTTGTATATACAGTCTGATTTTATACAGCTACATTTATCTGGAAcatgttatatatatacatattatactCTTAAAATATGATAGTGTATACCACAAAAAGTGTATAATGTAGTTTAAATTAGTTCCACCTTGACCAGCTATTTTAATGCTGTTTAGATGTTGATGCGTCAGTAATAATAACCTAATAACGTGATATATCCAAAACTCTGGAATCGGCCATTTTGCACAatgggtacttttactttttatacatacagtatattttgctgatactACTCATTAACTttttaagtaagattttgaatgcaagtcttcttatatataatatatatctattaccacttatttaaaatgttctgGCACTTGTTGTATGCACTTAAATGTAAAGCACACAGAGTTTACATATAATTAActgtgctatataaatatagttgtcttacatttacattgtggtattacaCCTTATACTACTGACTTACACTCAAATAAAGGATTTaagtacttcttccatcactggcAACTTCACAAATTAGTCAAGCATACATGACACAATAAATAGTGTGACTACACAACAGGTAAGGTAGCCTGTTCAATGAAACACTTCCCACAATAagattaaacaagaaaaagaaacaagaaaaacatatttaatttcagttcagattttacagtgcaaacctgcagaaaaagagagacaaatgtCCAAGGCAGAGTGCTTTTTAAAGTAGTTACATGATAATGGATGGTATCATTTATCCTCAAGACTTCATGGATAAACAAGCACTCAGTCCCAGTAAGGCACCTGAAAAACACCTTTACCACCAATAAATACCTGTTGTGTGTTGTGCTTGGAAGACATGACAATGCGTGGAGAGTACCTTTGGTTCATGAACATCATTGCGATAATTCCCTGCTGGCATTTGACGAATCCTACAGAACTGGCTTATTGATGCACAATACACCAATTCAACACTCACATGTTCCCTTAAACTGCAGAACAGAATTATTAATTGATGTGCTTTCCCTTTTCATAATTGATGATTATAATGTTTATAAAGTGAGGAATAATTGATTACTATCTTTGAGCAACTGAAAGAAATTATAAAGCAATACatgacacagagcagaaaaaaattgcaAGGGGAtacaaaagtatatttttttcatttcactgaatgaaaaaaatatgattaattaTATAGGGACTCATTCTCATTCTACTGATGCAAAAAGTCATCATGATCACTGTGCAAGTCAATTAAACCATTTCATAGCCTACAGGTAATATAATACCACTGTTAAGATGGTCATTCTTAAGTGTTGCAGTCCAAGTACTCGATAATATACATAAGTTAATGTAACCATTTGGCAATACTAAGTAATAATTTGGCCAATCATATAGGAGCTGATGCATTGATCAGAGACGAGAAAGAGAAAGGGCTCAGCTTGTAGCCTGTTCCACTGTAGAACTTGTTCTGAAACTCCACCCTGgaagagacagaagcagagtCAACATAAAACAGCAACTACAAACTACCGTACATAATCAATTTTTGTCCATACTCACCATTCTTCTACCTATTCGACCAACAATCCTGTCCAGTTCATTCTAAATTGGACATTAAGCTGagtataatttttatttaaaaattactgATTTGGTGATGATCTGATCTTTTGTATGGTTTGGAATGGGTTTTAATCCatgaatggatttaaaaaaaaaaaaaaacaccttaaaaaaGGTCCCACGAGCATGGTTTGGTGACCTTGGATTCTTTACACAAGCACCAccaccagacaaaaaaaaagtacatttatacacaaaatGTAATGTGCAGACTGCCATCAAATGTACTGAGCACATTTGTGGTTCCtagaggatgaacccttttcATTGTGGACACTCCCTGAGCTTTAGCACCCCCTTTAAGCCAAAAGGTCAGCTTTGCATGCAGGattcataactcagtcaaaaaAGAGGCAGATTGCCAAAAAATTTGCTGAGCACATTCGTCGCATCCATCACATTTTTCAGGTGACTAACACCTAACAGAGTGCAATGTGTAAATCAATATGAAAAGTCAAGAGACCTGCCCTAGGAAAATCCGTGGAGGGATTACTAAATTGTCTTGATAACTTTTATGAGTGAACCACAGGACCACCTCAAATCTGAAAAGAGCTGTTCCAAATTTTATTCAGTGCAGTTATCCAGCCTACATATTAATAACAGTGCACTCATATTTGGAAATaattcctaattttttttccccctcagatCCCTCTATTTTCTCCTGTAAAATCATATTCCTTCTAAAATAAGGAGTAATATGTATCTGAAAATGAGTTCAGCAGGTTTAGACTTAACGACCTGTCGATCTGAGAATAGGTCCAAACCATTTTTAAGCCAGCATCTGAACTGAACAGGGCAACTTCCCTttgtcctctccttctcctcacccTTACCAGTGCAGGCGGAGCGCGTGGAGGAAAGCTGAGAGGCCCTCCATAACCAGCAGAATGGAGACGGTCAACACAGCAAAGAaggcaaaaatcacaaaaaggaCCACAGATCCCACATAGCCCTGCCACTTAAGGGCAAGACGCATCACCATCACCCACAAGACCTCTGACAGCTCTGTGGAGACACAAATAACTCACCATCAGATAACCTTAACTGGTTGGAACAAATCTATCATGTGTATAAATAACTAGCTAAAAAAAGAATAGTATGAGTGCTCGGTTTAAGAGAgcaagtctgtctgtctacatCATGTGAGTATGAAGAtatacattgtgtttttgtgtgtcagtaGGAGTGCCACTAACGTGCATGTGCCAAACTGAGAGCCCAGAGTCGGAGGTAAGAGGCGGTGTTGGAGATGCAGCCCAAGCAGTACTCTATGGTGTGGATGGCCTGATGCATGAACATGTCTGTAGCGTCAAACTAGTGCAGACAGCACAGTTAAGATAGTTagacaagaaacacaagacTGCATCTGGGGCCAGATTTAATCCGTTTAGTGAATTAAGTTACTCGTGCTTCTCTTTTACCTCCTCTTCAGCAGCTcctccccccacctcccctTGATGAGTATTGATGGAGCCGTCGTCAGCCACCAGCGGACGTCTTTCTTCCTCCTGATGTTGTGGAGAATTAAAAATCTCTCAGAAAAATGCAGCTCACTGTAGATAATAGGGTTAAAGTTCAGTCAAACACAGACTCACCACTTGACGTCGTCTTCTCTTGAATGTGACGTATTCATACAGCGGCTTTCCTAGCAGGAGGACCGGGACTGAGCACAGAGCCAGAACCACCAGGATCTTCTGCACCACCATCTACACataaagagagaagggagacCAACTTTTCCCTTTAGCAATCTATGTTGAAGGACAACACTGGTTTTTTTGCAAGTTGTTTACCCATTTACTACAAATAGTATATACACTTTCATTTCTGcaaaccattttccaaagcattcTGTAGTTTTTATGTCTACCCTCCAGGTGTTCACTTCTCTCAGTTCATCTTAGTATAAGTATTAGCTAGCTTAAGGCATAGCTCAAGACTGATGTTCCTCACAGTGAGCATTTAATTGTCTTTTTCTCAAAgttacattattgttatttaaaaactgagCAACAACTACACAATTGTTGTTTGTTAATGCAGTCAAAGCACTGATTGTCttctgttggtgtgtttgtagAAGACTTCTACATCTGAGGTTTAAGACTAACTGCCAAACAGCATTGCATATACAAGCTATATAgtaagaagaagaggaagaaaaaaaaggcagtacacaagcaaacactggtttataaaaaaaattgtaaagtgGTAACTTAGCTGAGTGATATGTCTTGGTTGCTTTAACGTACcaattttggatttatttaaaaaaatatatatatatatgttttcatCCACCTACAATAGCAACAATTAAATAACCCTCACATAACATAATGCAGacaaaatgttcactgttttGGGTTTAATGGTTTCAAGCGGCTTTCAGGCATCCTCGGGTTGATTGTCATTTAGTatactgacaaaataaaaccagtgaCTTCTTggaatgcagaaaaaaaatgctttcatccATGTAAAATCTGTGGTGTGCTTTAAAATCGTTGGTAGTTATGTAAAGTGTAAGCAAATTGTAAAACACAAGATGAAACTCTGATATGTTCCTTTTAGGGCAATGAGCAAACCACACACCTGTCCCTTATAGAGTGGTGGGTTGTCAGGGTTGTCTGTGAAGAGGAACATGTCTATGAAGTGGATAAGTATACTGGGAGCAATTTTGGACTGGGCGGGAGTATAGGCAATCCACTTGAAGACCACCATGAACACCAGGTAACCAAACAGACACACCATGAAGAACAGCTCTGGGATCAGCACAAAGAACACACTGCTTATCTGGCCAAAGTGCCtggagaaaacaacaacaacaaggggaagtagaaacagagaaacaaggACATGTGAAGGCAAATCAGAAGagatatgaaaagaaacaaggctGGAGTTGTACACAATCCAAACACATGTACCAAAAAGAGTACAACATGATTACTTACCAGTAATTGAAGAATGACAAGCAGACTCCAAAAGTCATGTGAATGATACCGATGATGACTGACATTTTCATCTTGTACGAGTTAAGGAAAGTCAGTTTGTTGTTGGCCAGGCCCCAAATCTGTCGACAACACAGACAAGAGAGAATTGGTATGAGTAAAGTAACAAACCAGATGACAGGATGAAAAATACTGAAGTCGTGAAGGAAGGGGTGAGGAGTGTGATGGCCATACCGGGTCAATGCCAAATGGATAAGGGCTGGTGAAAACACCGGACACAACAGGATCCATGGACAAGTACTGGTTCTCTGCCAGGACTGATGCACTGAGAAGAGATGGCACAAACATAGCTTGtgaatactgaaaaaaagaaaaaaagaaaaaaaaaaaagctatgaaTCATTTGGAAGCTTGCTTGTatgaaaatgtcctcacttccATATGTTGTTCTCAAACATCGGGCCGACATGCCACGCTGAGCTGAATGTGCTGAGGCCTCTGCTGAAGCACTCGTTGTAAATGGCCCCGGTGTAGACAGAGAACAGTCCCATCAGCAGAATCAGATACCTTCCTCCAAACATCATTCTCCAGATCTGAAATACACACAAGGACGACACacagattaatttaaatttaattctaaTTCAGTGTTTAGTGTGCTgacaattaaatgaaaagtaagTAAGAGCAATTATTCTGACACAAATCTAGTGTTTGGTTCCAAACGCCTGGTTTTTTTGTACAGCTTTCAAGTTGGTAAAAACCTGGATTCctaaaactttaataaaaatcttttatcCCCTATCTTTTTTGTTATGAAGAACAAAATCTACAATCATTAAGTAGTCATtaacctaaaaacaaaaatatcatctATTTAGTAAACTTAAGCTTTATCTGAATGTAATTTTGCCTTTTCTTCTTAAATATtacgttttttttaatttaaaattactgaattttgagaaaaatagcTGGTGATTTGTACtcagtaaagaaaatatgattCAATAAAATGCTACCAAATCCACACCAAGTCTTATCCTTGCGTTGagcttgagtgtgtgttttgtatgtgtgggCATTGTGAGTGAATATCCTCTGAATTACCTCATTGTTGTTGCTCTTAAGTTTCGGGTCTTTCTCCTCAAGAACCATCCAGAGGGCACCCAGAGTCATCAATAAACCATGACCCACATCCCCAAACATCACGGCAAACAGGAAGGGGAATGTAATTATGGTGTACAACGCTGCAGAGGTATTGAGAGAAAGATTTGACTAaacatagacaaaaaaaaattgatgtgaGGCTGAGAATTCTCTGCCTTCTACTTTGAACATCtgacatttcctttttctttctagaCATTAATGaagaaacgttttttttttagtggtaTGCTGACGTACCTGGATTGACTTCACGGTAGCTGGCCACTCCGTAGGCATCAACAATGTTCTGGAAACCAGCTGTGAAAGAGTTGAGGGGAAACAAGGTGGGTGGAGGGGTGGAGGAAGGGAGGCGGTTGTAGAAAGAGTCGACCCCACTTCCACTCTTTCTCTGAGGATGGAGACAAAGTTTggataaaaatgaagaaagtaaaaaaattgGGCAATATACTTGTTTATATTAATTCTCCTTGTCTACAACGTTGTCttacccctccctctctcagagCGCTCTGCAGTTCAGGCAGCTTGGCAACGGGACACCAGGCCTCAGCGATCAGGCATTTGTCAGTGACGGAAGGGCTGCAGAGATTCAGCACCATCTGGACCGCCTTGCACTTCTGAACCCGCACCTTCCACTGGGGCAGCACAGCCACCGCccgcagcagcagctgctgcaggaaggCCTCGGTCTGTGACAACACCTGAAGTAGAGGgaagtgagaggaggaggaggagtgcaTATGAGACATGTTTTAGAAGGTActaagcagtaaaaaaaaagggtgctctttaaagaaatgaaaacccACATTACTGCTATCTTGGACTT from the Xiphias gladius isolate SHS-SW01 ecotype Sanya breed wild chromosome 23, ASM1685928v1, whole genome shotgun sequence genome contains:
- the mrpl18 gene encoding 39S ribosomal protein L18, mitochondrial, which produces MLSECQRWRSTCPVCEVNTAEEEMALSGLNRSVRQLLGQIQRCRPVVATNQTARCLSQEASQPEPSADDNEAVNPTFVNRNPRNLEQMALAVKDRGWKTTWPHRQFYHRLVFSRTQHHVTAQVFSSSSPVPVLTCSTTEWAVKKELASTRCVAACQAVGEVLAHRCQQAGITRMVYRAIPWTYRSDAVQSFRAAMKGGGITLSEPRRKYIGT
- the tcirg1b gene encoding T cell immune regulator 1, ATPase H+ transporting V0 subunit a3b, coding for MGSMFRSEEVCLVQLFLQSGSAYNCVSELGELGLVEFRDLNPNVNAFQRKFVGEVRRCEELEKTFTFLEQEINRSLSPPLQGPIPPPCPTPSAPQPRELITIEEESERLARELKEVSRNRDSLRAQLTQLCQYRGVLTRTHSLTASQAPPPVLESQGLFDNRQDIHLSFVAGVVHPWKVPSFERLLWRACRGYIIVDFREMEDRLEHPDTGEMVQWTVFLISYWGDQIGQKVKKICDCFRTQTFAYPESTAEREEILQGLQGRIEDIKSVLSQTEAFLQQLLLRAVAVLPQWKVRVQKCKAVQMVLNLCSPSVTDKCLIAEAWCPVAKLPELQSALREGGRKSGSGVDSFYNRLPSSTPPPTLFPLNSFTAGFQNIVDAYGVASYREVNPALYTIITFPFLFAVMFGDVGHGLLMTLGALWMVLEEKDPKLKSNNNEIWRMMFGGRYLILLMGLFSVYTGAIYNECFSRGLSTFSSAWHVGPMFENNIWNASVLAENQYLSMDPVVSGVFTSPYPFGIDPIWGLANNKLTFLNSYKMKMSVIIGIIHMTFGVCLSFFNYWHFGQISSVFFVLIPELFFMVCLFGYLVFMVVFKWIAYTPAQSKIAPSILIHFIDMFLFTDNPDNPPLYKGQMVVQKILVVLALCSVPVLLLGKPLYEYVTFKRRRRQVEEERRPLVADDGSINTHQGEVGGGAAEEEFDATDMFMHQAIHTIEYCLGCISNTASYLRLWALSLAHAQLSEVLWVMVMRLALKWQGYVGSVVLFVIFAFFAVLTVSILLVMEGLSAFLHALRLHWVEFQNKFYSGTGYKLSPFSFSSLINASAPI